The Methanobacterium sp. genome includes the window TAACCAATTATACTGGAAGAAAAAGAATATTATAAATGATTTTCTACATAAAACAACAACACGAATAGTACAAGAATTTGATAAAATCTATGTTGGAAATGTGAACAGCCAGTTAGGATTGAAAAATAAGTATTTAGCAAGAACTACAGCAGATCAACACTGGTTTGAGTTCAAGCGACAATTAGAATATAAGTCTGATTGGTATGATAAACATTTCAGAGTTGTTAATGAAAAATACACTTCTAAAACTTGCAGTAATTGTGGATATGTTACAGAAGTTTTGGATTTGAATATTCGCAGATGGATATGTCCTGATTGTGGTTGTGACCATGATAGAGATGTTAATGCTGCACGCAATATGAAAACCTTGAATGACAAACAACGTCATTCAAGGTTTTTTCTAACCGTAGGAACTACGGGGATTGCCTTTGGTAAAACCAGTAAAATAACTGGTGGATTAGGAATCCATTGACCTCTTCAGGTCATGGTAGTTCAAATCTATACACTATTGTATCCCCCCACACCACACTCATAAACAATACTTCCTTTGTTTAAAATTTTCCATACATTTCTTGCATCTGCCCTGTTTACAATTGCAGATACTGCATCATTAACCGGATTCATATTTCTTAAAGGCCGGATAAATAATAGATCTGCATCTTTACCAACCTGTATAACTCCTGAATTAAGATTCAATATCTTTGCAGGGTTTAATGTAACCATTTTAAGAATTTCATTTGGAGAAATTGTATCAACACGTTTATGTGTAACATTCATAATTTTTAGGGTAAATTCCATCTCCCTAAATAGATCTGGTGAGTTAAGCATAACATTATCAGTTCCAAGTGCAACAGGCACGCCTCTTTCAAGAAATTCTTTCACTGGTGGAACTCCCACTCCAAGAATAGAGTTGCATCTGGGGCAGCATACAACAGGTATTTTATTTTTAACTATATGTTCAATATCTCCCTCAAACAGGTTGGTGGCATGCACAATAAATTCAGGTTTTAATTGAATTGCTCTTTCTATTTCAGTTTTTCCTGTAATTTTAAGCGATCGGTTTTGTGATATAACATGCTCCCCTGCATGGATCACCTGTGGAAGGTTTAATTTTTCTATTTCTTTTAATACAGATTCTGAAAACTCCCCCACTCCACTTAATCCCACACCGTCACATTTTCTGGCATTTTCATACACGGAATCTATGATCTGCTGATTAAATTCATTTTTTTCTATTTCCAAGTCAGTTTGAGCAATCGGTGGTTCATAATAGATTTTAGCTTTTTTGTAGATATCTGCCTGTTTTGATATATCTGGATTATTTGAAAATTCAAAAAAACTGAGGATTCCATTTGATAACATCTCATTTACAACTTCTGTTGCAGATTTTAGAAGTTCTGTAAAAGGAGTTTCTCTTAAAATTTGCTGTTTAAGTCCATCAGGAGGCCTGACCAGCTCATCCAGGGACATTGATCCAATTTTCTCTTTTGCAGGTGAATCAAGAATGTGTACATGTGCATTTATCAGTGCAGGCATTATGATTGAGTTTTTAGCATCTAAATCTCCTTTAATACTTCCCTTTCCAATTTCAGTTATTATTCCCTCTTCGATTTTAATGTATCCTTTGATTAAATCGAAGTTAGGCCCATAAAGAATTTGTGCATTGTAGATTATCATGGTTTATAAGGATGTTAGGTTTAAAGACAGTTGTTAGAGATATGTTGTCTCTACAGGTTATAAAGATTATGGAGGACCTTAATCGCTGGAAAAATCTACTGTGCCAGAATCCTTCATGTTCTGTATAGTTTAAATGTAACTCATGAAGTTCGTTAGAATGTACTAATTAACACAAAGAAATGCTAAAGCATCAATACCGCAATTTTTAAGTAGTTTTACAGAGATATCAAACTTATGGACAGGAGAGGAATTATCAGCACTGACCTTATCTTTGCATCCATTATAATTCTTGTAATTATAAGCAGTATCATATCAGTTGCATCAGAGAGAATTGATGCTGCCTCAACTACTGATGAGCTTGGAAATGCTCGTATGATTGTAGAATATGTTGCAGGAGCCATTAATAAAGTTTATAACGGAGGGAATGGCCATGCAGTAACTTTAAGTTTACCTGCAAATATTTCAGGTGAAAGTTATGATATCAGGGTCAATTCTTCAGGTGTTTTTATTCTAATTGATGGAGATACTGGTAAATCATTTATAAGTCCTAAAAAAATCTCATCCAGCGATAGATTAATAGAAAACACAGTTTCAATGAAGGGGAATCAGAATTACACTATTAGAAATGTTAAGGGTTCTGATGGAAACAGCTGGATAGTTATCTCTACAATTTAAGTTAGTCAGTGCTTTATTAAGGATAATTATATTAATATTAATAACCAGTAATGATTCATGGATGCCCGGGGCCAGGTAAGCATAGAACTGGTTTTTTTAACAGGTTTTATCATGGTACTGGTGATGGGAATCACCTCCTACCTGAGTGAGGATGTTGAATTAAATCAGGCCATGGCTGCAGCACGAAGTGGGGCAATAGAAGGTGCAAATGTTAATAGTTTTGCTATTTATCCTGAAGATGCTTTTGATAAATACAATAAAGAACGTCCATGGTTTCTTAATCCTGGTAATGTTAAAATTATAAAAGTAGAATATGAAAATCGTGGATTTAATGCAACCTACAACAAAACCTGGATTCAGCTTCGTATTACTGCTTCCGGCCCCACCCTAAAGAACCACGACAAAAATCCATTAGGCGATCGTATTAATTATTATGCTCGAAAGAGAATAAGCGAATCATTTGGAACATCAGACCAGACCAATATTGTTTATAACCCTTCATTTTCAAACAGGTATGTTTTCACAACTCGGGATGTAAAATGGATATAAAATCAACGCTTAATAAGGTCGTAAATAGTCCTTAATGGAATATTCAGCTTTTGGGATATTTCTTTTGCTGAAAACCCCTCTTCATGTAATTTTTTAACCTCATTTTCTGTTTCTTTAGAATATTTAGGCTTTCTCCCACGCTTTAATTCCATATCTTTTAGATAGTAAACAGTTTTCAGTGGTATATCCAGCTTTTGGGATATTTCTTTGGGGATAAACCCTTCCATTAACATGTCATGGATTTTTCGAGCTTCTTTAGCACCGTATTTCTTTGGCCTGCCTCTTTTTGTCACCGGCTCAACTTCAATTCCCAGTTCGGAGAGTGCATCCAGATACTTCTTTGAAGTTCTGATATAAAGGCTCTGGGGGGATTTTATTTTCTTAAGATCAGGATACTTATCCAGAAGTTCCATGATTACCTGTGAAGATAATGGTTTATTAACATATATCTCACGGCTCAAAATATCACCATATAGGTAAATTTGATATTACAATAAGATAAATTTTACTGTGAATGTGTTAAAAAAGTTAATTAAGAGGTCAAATTATTTTTTGATAAGATTCAGGAACTGTTTTGCTTTTTTACTTGGTTTTCTGAAAGTTTCAATTTTATCCCTCTCTTTTAAAACTTTTGAACTATTTACATGGAATAAATAAGCTGCTTTTTCAATAGATAAATTAGCAGAAGTATTTAAAATCGCTGCACCTAAAGCAGGCGGGTTCGATTTAACATGAAGGCCTTTAACCTTATTTTCAATTTCAAACTTTCTGGCAACCACTTCTTTAATATCCAGAATATATTCAATTCTTTCATCAGTATATTTCTTTAAAATAGCAACAACTTCCTTATCAAAATCCTGGAATGCCTTTAATTGATTTGTATCAAGGTTTGGACGTAGATTAGGAAACGGTCCAGAATATTTGTTCCTCCGGTCATATGAAGTTGTTAAATAGTACTTTGCGATGTCCCATAAAATCAATACCCTCGGCATTTCAATAAAAAGCTTCCTCTTTATTTTTCCTCTTGTATCTATGTCATCTTGAAGCTCTTTATCCATAACATTATTATAAAGGTTATTCTCTCTTAATAACTCTATCAATTTATCTTCTTTCAATAAATTCCTTTCTTCAACATCATCTACTATTGAAGCAGCAAATGCAGCGGCTTTTTTAAGTGAGTCATCGTAAATTTTAACCTTTTCTTTATTTTTTAAAACCACATCCAGAACATTTTCCATGATTCTATCTGCAATTTCAGCAGCACACTTCACATACGCTATTGAAAGAGCTGTTTGAACATGCCGATCATTTATAATAGCTGGTTTTTTCCGGTGGAACTGTAAAAATTCTATACGTGCATTAGGGCCATATTCCTTTCTAATTTCCCGCTCATAATTCTTATCATCTTCAGCATCCATGTGCACTCTTTTTCTAATCCATCTGCCGTCTTCAAAAACTTTCACCACAAGGGAAAGTGTTTTTACTATGCCTCTTTTTTCGTGTTTAAGGATTCTAACAATGTTCCTGAATGCTTCTCTCCCTAAAGAGGGCAGATCAGACATTCTAAGCATGTATTCTCCAGATAATGGCAAGTATTTTATAATGTCTAATCTGTATACTCCATTTTTATTCTGCTCTAATACCAGGTCAGTAGCTCCGCATGTGCATTTTTTAGATTCGACCAGTTCAATCTGGTGTCTTTTAAACTGTTTTTTACATATTTTACATTTTATAGTTGCAAATTCCTCCAGATGTCCTATTGCAATTCTATGCGATGCTATGGATGATTTAACTCTATCTAAAATGTTTTTTTTAGCTGCAGCTTTCATTCTGAAGTACTGTGTTTGACGGGAAATATCATGAACTTCATCTGCCCTTAATTCAGTTGTAATAAAATGAGAAGGGCGAATTAGAGAACGATATGGGGCTTTATATCCTTTTATCTCCATGGTATCTCTAAAATCATATAGTTCCTCCATGTTATCTTTAAGATAATGATATATAACAATAAAGCTTTCAAAGTCCTTTATTTTATCTACCTGGACTCTTTGACGCTTTATTTTCTCGAGAAACTTCTCAGCCCGTGCAATTAAAACTGATTCGCTCATTTTATTTCCAATTTCCATGGTGTTATTAATGTATTTATTTAATTTTTTCCCCAATTTCAGCGTCTGAAGCTTTTAAAACACTTAAATTACGAGATGTTGCCAGGATCATACCTTCTGATTTTATTCCAAAGAGTTTAGCAGGCTTTAGATTGACAAGCACCACTACTTTTTGTCCTGTTATCTCTTCTGGAGAGTATTTTTTAGCAAGACCTGCAACGATCTGTAATTTCTTTTCTTTAACATCTACTTTTAATTTTAATAAGTTTTCTGAGCCTTCTACGCGTTCAGCTCCAGCTATTTCACCTATTCTTAAATCGATTTTAGCAAAATCTTCAATGCTTATAATGTTTTTCATGTTTTCATTGTCCTTTAAATTTTTGTAAAGTTCTTCTTTTTCCTTATTTATTATCTCATCTTCAATTTTTTTAAATAATGGTTCAGGTTTACCAATTTTATGACCTGCAGGAACAAATTCAGATGCTTTAATCCATCTACAAGTTTCAAAATTTTCTAAATTCATCATTTCAACGATTTGGACTGCTTTTACTGGCATATAGGGAGTTAAAATTACAGCAAAGGTTTTTGCAAGCTGATTACATAGATATAAACAGTTTGCAGCTTTCTTTGAATTCTCTTTTACAGCCTTCCATGGCTCCTGGTCATTAAAATATTTATTAGCGAATTTTGCAAGTCTGATTATTTCAACAAGTCCTTCTCTAAACTTAAAATTTTCAATAAGCTTGGAAACAACCTCCGGAATTGCTTTTATTCTTTTTTTAAATTCTTCATCGTATTCATCAAGTTCACCAGGTTCTGGAATTTTTCCCTCAAAGAATCTGTCTGTAAATGAGAAAGTTCTGTGTAAAAAATTCCCCAAAACATCAGCAAGTTCGTCATTAACCCTTCGCCTGAAATCATCCCATGAAAAGTCAGTGTCACGATTTAAAGGGGCATTTATAACGAGGTAATATCTTAGAATGTCTGATTCAAACTTTTCAAGAAATTCAGATGCCCAAATTACCCAGTTTTTACTTGTTGACATTTTTCTGCCTTCAAGTGAGAGATATTCCCCGGCAATCACGTTTGCTGGAAGTTTACATCCATATGCCATGAGTAATGCAGGCCAGAATATTGCATGATGATATATAATGTCTTTACCAATAAAATGAACAGCTTTATCATTCCAGTAATCTTCCCAAGCTTTATTTTCATTTCTACTCCACTGTGCTGCTGCTGATATGTATCCAAGGAACGCTTCTCCCCACACATATATTATTTTACCCTCAGCTTCCTCCAGTGGAACAGGTATTCCCCATTCCATATCTCTTGTAAGGATCCAGTCTTTTAAACCTTCTTTAATCCACCCGAGAGCGTAATTTTTTACATTTGAGGGTAATTCCCTATTTTTAGTTATCCATTCATTTAAAGATTCTTCAAAATGGCTTAATTTAAAGAAATAGTGTGTAGATTCTTTAATTTCAGGAGTGGAGCTGCAAATAAGACATGCTGGTTCTTCAAGCTGGATAGGATCCAAATGTCTTCCACATGATTCACAGTGGTCTCCTCTTGCCCCTTCTCCTTTACAATGAGGACATATCCCTTCTATGTATCTATCCGGTAAAAATCTTTTACATTCCTCACAATAAGGCTGTTTTATTGCTTTTTCATATATATATCCATTTTCATAGAGTTTTAAAAAGAAATTTTGTCCTATTTCATAATGGATAGGGTCAGTGGTCCTTGAAAAGTAATCAAAAGATATGTTACACGCATTTAAATCGTTTTTAATCATTTTATGAAATTTATCTGCAATTTCTTTAGGAGACTTTCCTATTTCTTCTGCCCTGACTGCAATTGGAGTTCCATGTTCATCTGTGGCACAAACAAAAAGCACTTCAACGTTATTCATCCGGTTATAACGTGCATAAATATCTGCAGGTATGTAAGTTGATCTTAAGTGTCCTAAATGACAGGGTCCGTTTGCATAAGGGAGTGCGCTGGTAATAAATACTTTACTCAAATTTAATTCCTCCTTACTAAAATATGAGTAACATTAACTTTAAAATTCAGTGATTTAAATTATAATAAGCTTAAATTCACTTTAGAAGCTATTGTATAATTATTAAGTCCTGTTTAAACAGTCTTGAAAGCACGAATAAATTACTGAACAAATATAAAGTTTCTGGATCTAATTACAAGATCGTAAAGTGAATGATATTTTTGTGCAGTGTAATATATTTAGTATTGCAACAAAAAACACTGGCATGATAATTTATTGAATGGTGGTATATTAAATCTTTCGAAAAGCCAGAGGTTTTTCGGGGCCAGCAAGCTTTCAGAGGATATAATCAAAAACATGTTATATTCATCTCCAAACACAATTTACGGCAAAAAACCATCATTATCATCTTATTAATGCTTGTAGTTTAAATACAACACTTACCAGGTATGCACAAACTGTTATGGTGCTCCTTAGAAAGAACCATCAGACACAGGCTTCGTAATCCTGAATTAGATGAGAGATATTAATCGTGCTTGAAATAAAACTACTTTATGAAGGTACTGATAATAAATTTTATCACATATTTTGAATTTAAATAGTTATTAAACCCAATAAACAATCAGGAGTTGATCGAAACATTTAATAGTATTATTAACTAATTCTCTTTAAAAGAGAATAGAATATTAGATAAGAACAGAATAAATAAAATAAATTATAATATTAATTTTAAATAATTTAAAATACATATTAACGTTTTTAAAGTGCTAGAAGGTGTTCATTTGGAGAAGATAAAAATAGCAGTAGTTGGTATCGGTAACTGTGCAAGCTCATTAATTCAGGGAATTCATTATTACAGGGATAAAAATAGCGATGATGCCATTGGACTCATGCACTGGGATATTGGAGGATTTACGCCGGGCGATATAGAAGTGGTTGCTGCCTTCGATATAGACAGGAGAAAGGTTGGAAAAGACGTAAGTGAAGCTATTTTTGCAAAACCAAACTGTACAACCGTATTTTATCCCGAAATCCCAAAAACAGGAGTTAATGTAGCTATGGGGAAAATACTTGACGGTGTTGCCCCCCATATGGACAAATATGATAATGATTATACTTTTTTAATTGCTGAAGAGGAAGAATTTGATATTACAGGAATTTTAAAGGAAAGTGGGGCAGAAATACTTGTAAACTATCTCCCAGTAGGCTCTGAAGAAGCAGCGAGGTTCTACGCACAATGTGCACTTGATGCTGGTATTGCATTTATAAACAGCATGCCTGTTTTCATTGTAAGTGACAGTGAATGGGCAAGTAAATTTGAAGAAAAAGGAATTCCTATTGTGGGTGATGATATAAAAGCCCAAATTGGTGCTACAGTTATTCACAGAACATTAGCTACCTTATTTCGAGAAAGAGGAGTTAAATTAGAGCGTACTTACCAGTTAAATACTGGTGGAAACACAGATTTCCTCAACATGTTAAACAGAGACCGACTTGATTCAAAGAAAGAATCAAAGACAGAAGCAGTTCAATCAGTGCTTGCTGAAAGACTGGATGGCCCAAATATCCATATCGGCCCAAGTGATTACGTTCCATGGCAAAAAGATAATAAGCTGTGTTTTCTTAGAATGGAAGGTAAAACCTTCGGCGATGTTCCCATGAACATCGAATTAAGGCTCAGTGTTGAAGATTCACCGAATTCAGCCGGATGTGTGATTGATGCAATCCGATGCTGTAAATTAGCCCTCCAAAGAGGTATTGGTGGCCAGTTAACTTCAATTTCAGCTTACACCATGAAACATCCACCAGAACAGTTTATAGATGAAAAAGCATATGAAATGGTGAACGAGTTTATTGAAGGGAAAAGGGAAAGATAGTTCCCTAAAGTTTTTCAAGCCTGACAAATGTCTCGTTATAAGGAGTACCATTTCCAAGCTCGCTTATCATGTCTTCAGTTAAAACATTGACGCATTTATTGTATTTTAACCATCCACCAGTTTTTGTAAGAACATAATCTTTTCTAAGCTCTTTATTTTCAATTAATTTTACAATTAGGCTTCCAACAGATGATTCAAGAAGTGCCTCCTCTCCATCATCGATTTTTTTTTCTTTTAAAATATCTGGATGTACCTGAACTTCCAAAACACCATGCTTCTGTTCATTTCGAGGAATATCAGATAATATCCATCTTTTAGGCATTATTGAGAGTAAACGAAGAGGGAATTTATCATTATTGCATTCATTGTATTCAAATTCTTGAATGAATTCAAACTTACCTGAGGGAGTTTTAAATTTTCTGTCCATATATGGAGTTTTTGGAGCTGAAGGTACTCTGACTGGCATATTTTGGAGTTTTTCAAGTGATATTCCCTGTTTTATTAAAGGTAAAGCCAGTTTCAAAAGCCATTCTTTTGGAGTTCCGGCCATCTCCTCTTCAAATCCAAGTCTTATGGCCAGTTGTTGAAATATCCATAGTTCAGACTTAGCTTCACCAAGAGGTTCGACTGCAGGATTTATTGGAGTTACATAGTTACTTCCATAGCTTCCAAGGAGATCTTCATCTTCAAGAAAGGTGGTTGCAGGTAAAAATAGATCTGCAAGCTCTGTTGTATCATTCAAAATATGATCAACAGCTATCATGTAATCTGCACTTTTAAATGCTTTTTTTACCATTCTAGAATTTAGATTCATGGCAACCGGGTTTCCAGCACTTATAAAGATTAGTTTAATCTGTGGATTCTGTGCCTTTAAGATGGCATCACCAATTGTGGGCATAGGGAGTTTCCTTGTATATTCAGCAAGTTCTGCGCCTTCCAGTGAATTATCAAAAAATCCAAATTCTTCAAAACCCTGACTAACACCGCCGCCAGAAATACCAATGTTTCCAGAAATTGCAGCCAGTGCATCAATCATCCGAAATGTTTGATGGCCTTTCAAGTATCTATGCACCCCCCAGCCTAAAATTATACTACCTGGACCTTCAGCATAAATTCTGGCCAACTCTTCAAGTTCCTTAACTGAAATATCACATTTAGATGCAAGATAAGGAAGACTGAATTCATCAAGAATTTTTTTATACTCTTTGAAGTTTACAGCATGATTATTTATGAAATCATGGTCTACAAGTTCTTCTATAAGTAAAATTTTAGATAATGCCATTGCAAGGAATGCATCAGAATCTGGAGATGGCTGAAAATGCATATCTGCCCTTTTTGCAGTTTCTGTTTTAACTGGATCTATTGCAATTATTTTGGCTCCATTTTTTCGGGCTTTTTTAAGAATTTTCCATAAG containing:
- a CDS encoding amidohydrolase family protein; this encodes MIIYNAQILYGPNFDLIKGYIKIEEGIITEIGKGSIKGDLDAKNSIIMPALINAHVHILDSPAKEKIGSMSLDELVRPPDGLKQQILRETPFTELLKSATEVVNEMLSNGILSFFEFSNNPDISKQADIYKKAKIYYEPPIAQTDLEIEKNEFNQQIIDSVYENARKCDGVGLSGVGEFSESVLKEIEKLNLPQVIHAGEHVISQNRSLKITGKTEIERAIQLKPEFIVHATNLFEGDIEHIVKNKIPVVCCPRCNSILGVGVPPVKEFLERGVPVALGTDNVMLNSPDLFREMEFTLKIMNVTHKRVDTISPNEILKMVTLNPAKILNLNSGVIQVGKDADLLFIRPLRNMNPVNDAVSAIVNRADARNVWKILNKGSIVYECGVGGYNSV
- a CDS encoding helix-turn-helix domain-containing protein, with the translated sequence MSREIYVNKPLSSQVIMELLDKYPDLKKIKSPQSLYIRTSKKYLDALSELGIEVEPVTKRGRPKKYGAKEARKIHDMLMEGFIPKEISQKLDIPLKTVYYLKDMELKRGRKPKYSKETENEVKKLHEEGFSAKEISQKLNIPLRTIYDLIKR
- a CDS encoding DUF530 domain-containing protein; amino-acid sequence: MGKKLNKYINNTMEIGNKMSESVLIARAEKFLEKIKRQRVQVDKIKDFESFIVIYHYLKDNMEELYDFRDTMEIKGYKAPYRSLIRPSHFITTELRADEVHDISRQTQYFRMKAAAKKNILDRVKSSIASHRIAIGHLEEFATIKCKICKKQFKRHQIELVESKKCTCGATDLVLEQNKNGVYRLDIIKYLPLSGEYMLRMSDLPSLGREAFRNIVRILKHEKRGIVKTLSLVVKVFEDGRWIRKRVHMDAEDDKNYEREIRKEYGPNARIEFLQFHRKKPAIINDRHVQTALSIAYVKCAAEIADRIMENVLDVVLKNKEKVKIYDDSLKKAAAFAASIVDDVEERNLLKEDKLIELLRENNLYNNVMDKELQDDIDTRGKIKRKLFIEMPRVLILWDIAKYYLTTSYDRRNKYSGPFPNLRPNLDTNQLKAFQDFDKEVVAILKKYTDERIEYILDIKEVVARKFEIENKVKGLHVKSNPPALGAAILNTSANLSIEKAAYLFHVNSSKVLKERDKIETFRKPSKKAKQFLNLIKK
- the metG gene encoding methionine--tRNA ligase, which encodes MSKVFITSALPYANGPCHLGHLRSTYIPADIYARYNRMNNVEVLFVCATDEHGTPIAVRAEEIGKSPKEIADKFHKMIKNDLNACNISFDYFSRTTDPIHYEIGQNFFLKLYENGYIYEKAIKQPYCEECKRFLPDRYIEGICPHCKGEGARGDHCESCGRHLDPIQLEEPACLICSSTPEIKESTHYFFKLSHFEESLNEWITKNRELPSNVKNYALGWIKEGLKDWILTRDMEWGIPVPLEEAEGKIIYVWGEAFLGYISAAAQWSRNENKAWEDYWNDKAVHFIGKDIIYHHAIFWPALLMAYGCKLPANVIAGEYLSLEGRKMSTSKNWVIWASEFLEKFESDILRYYLVINAPLNRDTDFSWDDFRRRVNDELADVLGNFLHRTFSFTDRFFEGKIPEPGELDEYDEEFKKRIKAIPEVVSKLIENFKFREGLVEIIRLAKFANKYFNDQEPWKAVKENSKKAANCLYLCNQLAKTFAVILTPYMPVKAVQIVEMMNLENFETCRWIKASEFVPAGHKIGKPEPLFKKIEDEIINKEKEELYKNLKDNENMKNIISIEDFAKIDLRIGEIAGAERVEGSENLLKLKVDVKEKKLQIVAGLAKKYSPEEITGQKVVVLVNLKPAKLFGIKSEGMILATSRNLSVLKASDAEIGEKIK
- a CDS encoding inositol-3-phosphate synthase, giving the protein MEKIKIAVVGIGNCASSLIQGIHYYRDKNSDDAIGLMHWDIGGFTPGDIEVVAAFDIDRRKVGKDVSEAIFAKPNCTTVFYPEIPKTGVNVAMGKILDGVAPHMDKYDNDYTFLIAEEEEFDITGILKESGAEILVNYLPVGSEEAARFYAQCALDAGIAFINSMPVFIVSDSEWASKFEEKGIPIVGDDIKAQIGATVIHRTLATLFRERGVKLERTYQLNTGGNTDFLNMLNRDRLDSKKESKTEAVQSVLAERLDGPNIHIGPSDYVPWQKDNKLCFLRMEGKTFGDVPMNIELRLSVEDSPNSAGCVIDAIRCCKLALQRGIGGQLTSISAYTMKHPPEQFIDEKAYEMVNEFIEGKRER
- a CDS encoding molybdopterin-dependent oxidoreductase, which codes for MKTVITACTRDCPGACSVVAHVENGKVVKLTGNREHKFTAGFLCASTKNYLKNKLYSPKRILHPLLKENGEWKKIEWDEALDIAADKLKETKEKYGSTSILYYQGFGARTALRILNRRFFNAFGGVSTLYGTVCGGIGQAGQELDFGERISHDPFDHLNSKIILIWGRNPAVTDIHLWKILKKARKNGAKIIAIDPVKTETAKRADMHFQPSPDSDAFLAMALSKILLIEELVDHDFINNHAVNFKEYKKILDEFSLPYLASKCDISVKELEELARIYAEGPGSIILGWGVHRYLKGHQTFRMIDALAAISGNIGISGGGVSQGFEEFGFFDNSLEGAELAEYTRKLPMPTIGDAILKAQNPQIKLIFISAGNPVAMNLNSRMVKKAFKSADYMIAVDHILNDTTELADLFLPATTFLEDEDLLGSYGSNYVTPINPAVEPLGEAKSELWIFQQLAIRLGFEEEMAGTPKEWLLKLALPLIKQGISLEKLQNMPVRVPSAPKTPYMDRKFKTPSGKFEFIQEFEYNECNNDKFPLRLLSIMPKRWILSDIPRNEQKHGVLEVQVHPDILKEKKIDDGEEALLESSVGSLIVKLIENKELRKDYVLTKTGGWLKYNKCVNVLTEDMISELGNGTPYNETFVRLEKL